The nucleotide window AACCCTAAGAATAGGAGTACTACCAGTGGTGGAAGTTCAGGCGGAGAGTCGGCACTTATTGCATTCAAGGGAAGTCCTCTTGGTGTTGGATCTGATATCGGTAAGTTCTACGCTCTCAAATTGGCAACAATAAACTTACACTGCCATAGGCGGATCATTACGTATTCCTGCTGCTTGCACTGGCATCTTCACCATCCGTCCTTCGGCAGGCCGATTCCCAGTGCGCAATTGTCGCTCCGGCATGCCCGGCCAAGAAGCCGTCCTCTCCGTCAACGGTCCCCTAGCACGAACTCTTCAAGACGTTGAGCTCTACAGCAAAGCCGTCATTGACTCTCAGCCATGGCTCGTCGACCCCAAGTGTCTCCCCATTCCCTGGCGCCCAGCCCAACTCCCTGAAAAGTTAAAGATCGCATTCATGTGGCACGACGGCATGGTCCGGCCAACACCACCTGTAACTCGAGCTCTCCTGatcgccaagaagaagctcgaagCGGCGGGACATACCATCATCGAATGGGATCCTGTTGACCAGAAGGAAGGCAGTGAACTTCTTCAGCGCATGTTCACAGCTGATGGTGGACAAACTATCCGTAAGGAACTTGAGCGTACAGATGAGCCTTGGAGACCTGAGATGGAAGCCTATCGAGTCGCAAGAGATTTGAGTACCTCCGAGATGTGGAAGCTTCAGCTCGAGCGAACAGCTTTCCAGAACCGCTATCTCGATCGCTGGAACAAGGCAGGCATTGATGCTATCGTCAGTGCAACAACTCCCTACAGTACCGGAAAGCATGGAAGCCTAAGACATGGTAAGTATACAGGTTactgatgagatgagataaCAGACTAATGATGGATAGTTGCTTATACTGGTGTTTTCAACGTGGTTGATTACTCAGCTGTCTCTTTTGCTACAAGCATCAACGTTGACAAGGATGTTGACAAGCTTGATGCTTCGTATGAGCCGCTGAGTCCATTGTGCAAGTCTGTCAACGAAGAATGTGAGTAGCCCCCCTTAGTCATACGGTCGAATAGTATTAACACAAACAGACGACGCAGAGCTGGTCCATGGACTACCAGTTAGTCTCCAAGTCGTTGCACGTAGgttagaagaagaaaaagtcaTCGCTATGGCCAAGCTCGTACATGAGACTGTTGGCTGAAGGGAAATACTGTAGAATAGACATCAGCATGTAGACATTGGAAGACCTTGTGCTCGTCATATAGAGTAACATCACTACTGAGACCGGCACGAATCATGTAACAGATAAAGAAATATCGTATTCATCTTGTTTCTCGTTTGGAAAAATAGACATGGAAATTGAAGACGAGGGAATCGCTGCTCAACCCATGTACAAGCATGCCAcatcagcttcttgaagctGAATCCTCCCTCACTTATCCTCCTCGTATCAGGCATTAAATTCTTGAAATCACCAAGACTTGTCCTTGTTTCCCTTTCCTAAAgcatctctctctttttgAACTTGAAGCGATGTCTTTGAACCTCCTCTAAGACACTATCCGACTTTTATCATACGCGAATATGTTTCCTTATCTCCTAGAGGCATCCAGTCCTCCCTGAAGATCCTGCTCGAGCCCCGTGTTTCCATGGCCCTGATACTCCTGTGGACGAGGGTCCTCCGCTGTCCATTGGCTGTTGCCCTGAGGCAGAGGAACGGGGACACCCTGCTGGTTCTGGAGACCAGCGGGGCCACCTTGGCCGGGAACAGTGCGAACAGTCTGTCGGAATCGCATCACCTCGTCCAGGATCATGCCTCTCATCTGGCCAACATCCTCAACGACCTCGAAGTCGAAGTTGAATGTGGTAGGGCAGTCGGGCTCATCTGAGGCATCGTGCCAGATGTGGAGGTAAGGGTGCTCGAGAGCTTGCTCTACACTAATACGAGATGAGGGGTCGAAGGCGAGCAtcttgtcgagaaggtcGAGAGCGTCAGGGTTGGCCTGAGGGAACAGGCTAGGGAATGGCTTCTTGGGCATGAAAGGTAGGTTGCGAACGTATTCCTGAGCACGGGGTGAGCCAATGCGAGAGAGGGTCTCTTCGTTAGGAGTTCCAAGAATGTGAAGAATCTGGTTGAGCTGGTCGACGTAGTCACGGCCCTTGAAGAAAGGTCGGCCACCCAACAACTCAGCAAGAATACAACCAACAGACCAAACATCAACTATATTGGGTCAGTAAGACAATCCATTAACACTGTGGCTTTCGGGTCACACATACTCGCTTTGGTGTAGCTCTGGAAGCTCAACATGATCTCGGGCGCACGGTACCATCGGGTAGCAACGTACTCGGTCATGTATCCTGCATTCTCCTCGGGATCGACTGAGAAACCTCGGGCAAGACCGAAATCACAAATCTTGAGCTCACAGTCGGCATTGACGAGCAAGTTTCCGGGCTTGAGATCTCGGTGGAGCACATTGGCGGAGTGAATGTACTTGAGACCACAAAGGATCTGGTAGATAAAGGATTGGAAATGGGCATCGGTAAGAGGCTGGCCAGATCGAATGATAGCAGCCAAATCACACTCCATCAGCTCTACCCTGTGTCAGCTTATGGTCATTGTTTCTTCTCGGCTCGTTACTGACCCTCGTACAGATACGTCTCGTTGAAGTTATCGGGTCGAGGAATGTCCATGTCGTACAAACATGTGATCTATTCGTGAGCATATTAGCATACGCGTCCTTGCTTGACCCTGGTACTCGTTGCGCCTCGGCAGAACTCACGTTGCGGTGGCCTCGGAAGTGCTGAAGCAGCTTTATCTCGCGCAGAGCGCGCTTGGCGAGGATCTTCTTACTGAAGACATTGGtgaccttcttgatggcGACGCCCTCGTTGGTTTGGTTGTTAACGGCGGCACTGAGAGGCGGGGTTATCGTCAGCAAATGCAGATGCGGCGGGGTAGAAGACGAGTTTGGAGTCGCAGCACAAGAGACGACGAGTGCCACGAGTAACAGGATGCGCACTCACCAGACGATACCGTAGGCTCCCTGTCCAAGCTCCTTGGTGACCGTGTAGCGCTCGTCGACAATAAAGTCCTGGTTAAAGACCTTGAAGACCTTCCGTCCTTGGAGGTCCGACATGGTGTCTGTCCTGATATGATCTTGGATGCGGGGCAGATAGAAGCTTCGAATGCGACAAGGTTTGGTCAAGAGGAACAACCGTTTGCGTCGGTTGGGGAGTGAACTTTATAGGGAAGGACAAGGTATATAAAGATGAAAAGTTAGAAATGCTGTGTAAGAATAAGACAAAGAAACAGTCAGCGCCGTCTTTGCGATATATGTATGTACCTTATGTTGCTGGTTGGTTGGGTCCCGCGGATTGAACGAGTGGAATGGGAAATAGCTCCCTCAGCTGCTGAGCCCATCTCTGGACTGCTACTGGACGAAGCATTGGGTTGCTGTTTTAGCAGGGGCTTTCAGGGCTGCTAGAACCGATCCACAGTGACCCGAAGCCGCTAAGGTATGGAAAAAGGGACCCCGCAGCGAAGTCACCGCCTGGTGATGTGGCTGATTTGCTCGGCTTGCGGCCCCCACACGCACTGGGCCAATGAGAGAACGaatcaagctcttcactTGATAGCCGCGCGACAACGACCCTTGTTCTCAAGTCGCAGTGATGCATGCAACGGCTCGGCCTCATCTACTGCAAAAAGGGGAACTCGTCGTGTTGAACTCTCAGAGGACACAGACTCAAATTTGATGATTTAAAAACACGCGTTCTTTTACGAAGTCCAAAGTTTATCTCCTCCTCACAAGAGACGACCTAACGAAGATATCTCGGCATTCACCTCCCGCTTCGTTAGGTCGTGTATCCAGCCGCACGCCGTCCCGTGCCACCAAGGGGCTGAGTCTGTTAAAGGCCATCACCGATGGTCAGCAATCTCATCCAATCTCACCCGGCATCTGAGAGATCCGCCTCACGTAAAGCCTCCACTGAGAATTAGGATCCAATGCCGTCAAGTTGCCAGGTGTACAATATGACCTCGTGTTGTTATCATAGTCTCTGGGTCCGGCATCACCGATGCAACATGACAGAGATGAGAGACACTCGGAGTGAAGTCAGACAAATTGAATGACGCTGTTCTTCAGCCCGAGTTCAAGGCCGCCCACTAGGCCGCTGCATCGTCAGCCCTGGGAGCATAGGGCTGAAGCTTGCCAAGTGGGACTGTCACTGAACTCTCAGACTGCGACATTATGGTGTACGGTATTGTTTCTGATGTCTTTTGCAATTCTCCTCGCTCGTTTGATCATTGTGAAGGCATTAGAAAAGTTCAGCAAGCTTGTGATTACACCATCTCGTAACAAGTGGCCCAGAGAAAAGTTCGCCGAgtttccttctttttcttgctTCGAGACCAGCATTCATGGGTGTTTATCTGAAACCGACCTCATGGATTCTGAGACACAACCTGTGGGATCGACATAGAATAACCTACCCTCCAACTTAATCGAACCGTCTTGCTGGGATTCATTCAGCCAATAATCATCAACTTTGTTGAAGTGTCAATAAATATTCTAATCTACCTATCCGTAGTCCCTCTAATATGTAACCCACCTCGTTTCCCTTCATTGATCATCTGTATGTACAGGTATCGGGTATTAAATCCATCACCACCCCCCAACTCCATCCGTGCCGTCCATTTACTCTTCTCCGAAAGTCTCCTTCAAGAAGTTCTTGGAGAACCGTGTGCACTGCTCATACGCCTTTGCGAAGCCGTCGTCTCCGCCGTAGTAAGGATCGTTGACGATCTCGGGTCGCTTTGTTCCGCTGAATTCGCCGAAGAGCATAACCTTGGCTTTGGAGTCTGGGGCGTTCTTCTGTAGTCTGTGGAGATCGGAGAGGTTCGACCTGTCCATGGCGAAAATGTAGTCAAAGGTGTTGAAATCGCTCGGGTGGAACTGGATATCGTGTCAGCAAGATTGTGCTGCGGGTGAGCTGGGAAACATACGCGCCGCGCGAGATGGTCATAATCATTTATACCATTGGCCTCAAGAGTAGCCATGGTTCGGTCATCCGGGGGTTCTCCGCTGTGATAGGCAGCTACAGCGAGAATAATCAGTTGAATTCTGGTTGGTTATTCCGATTTTCATACCTGTACCGCAAGAGTCGATGCGCCCAATCTTATCCTTGAGATTCGGCTGCTTGGCAAGGCTCTGGAAGATACCCTCAGCCATGGGTGAGCGGCAAATATTGCCGAGACACACAAAGAGGACGTTTATTTGATCCGGCATGATTTCGACGATGATACAGTGATATGAAACAGAGTAGGTCGATCgcgagaagagaaaaagtaCCAATAAGCTTATTTATCGGGAAAGGAGGGAAAAATGAAAGAACCGAAATACTGATGATCGCAATGGGATTGAGTGACGTGACGGGCCGATGCGCATAATCTAATCTGCCCCGCCATCTTACAATTCCAGGCTTTGGAGTGGAGAGATGGAGGGGCACGGGCACAGTATTAAAAGCCATGGCCATCAAAAGCTGAACTAATGAAGAGGATAGATTATAATCAACAATATTTCCGGTGATATAGACAAGCTACCTATAGCACAACCAAACTTCACCTCTCATCTCCAACTGCCACTATGTCTCAGTATCCCTTGGCATTGTATCAGATCATTTACACAATCCGAAAAATAAACAAGTTTCAGTGAAACCAAACACTGTATGGCCTTTACTAAGCAACACGTGCTCTCGTGCTCAGCTGGCGTCCGATACCCTTGTCAAGATGGCTCCTTAAACGCGTTCCGATTGTTGAAAACGTGCAAGCATCGTCACTTAGCTCAAGCCATCGGCCTAAAGTCTTCCCATCTTCACGGTTCACAACTAGCAATGCGAGAGAAAGGTGTGAATAAGCGTGAATTCGTTGTGTGAAGAGGCAGCAAGATGGTCTATAAAAAGGGCCTCGATACCTCAATGGCCTCAGGTTGAactctcctcatcatccttcaCTCTCAAACAACTCCTCATTCTTCTTAATATCATACCAATCGTCCAATATGTCTGAATGGAAGCCACCGGCCTTTGGTACTCCCGTCTGGATGAGCATCCCTGCCACAGATGTCAGCCGTGGTATGTCCTAGCCAACTGCCAGTTTGTCTTGCTCTTACACCTCTATAGCTGCAGAGTTCTACAAGGCTGTATtcaacttcagcttcaaggaCTCCGACCACAAGAATCCTGATGAGTTCAGGAAATTCGACTTCAACCCTAGCCTTGGCTTGACAGGTGGTATTCAACAGGCTCCTGACCACACTGGTAATTTCCACCCCGGAAAAGGAGGTCTCTGTGTCTACTGGTTCGTCGAAAACGTTGACAACGTCGGGTCCATCATTGAAAAAGCTGGTGGTAAAATGTTGActgagaaggaaaaagaggGCGAGTTTGGCCTGTATAGATTCTTCGAGGATACCGAGGGATCTGTTGGCGCCGTGTACCAAATGGCTTGAATTTCTAGGAAAACTAATATTGTGCTCTTGAATTGAATACACTCCTTTTTGCTTATTGCTTTGATCCTCTCCCCGTATAATGATACAAGTATTCAACGACAATTGCCCAAGGGATAGAGTAGTCTGATGGAGGTCTCGGGAACGGTGGTAAGGGGTCGAATTCCAGGCACTTGTGTATCAAAGCAAGTTCAATAACAGTGCATACACCAGTGTTGGGAGGAAATGAGGAACGAAGACtgagatccttgatgctCGGTGGAATTCAAGGTAACAACTGGATGATCATAGAAGAACGACACATCGCTGCGAGAGGAAGTTACCATATGAGTGAACTATACAGGCGTTAGCATGTGTGGAATATAGAATGGTGATGTCCGCTGCTTATCGTAGAAATAGGAGTTGTTAGTGTGCTGCAAAGAGCCATCATGAAAAGTCACCATGATAAGGGCGACTTCAAAGCTTCCGTCGTCTGCCTTTTGTCATAATTTGCCTTGACAGTAGAACCACGACCGATAGCAAGACTTCTCGTAGTAATCTCCCTCTCTCCCTTGGGCCGCATCGGTATCCGTAGGCATCAGTATTGCTCCTACGAGACCAGATGCGATTGAACCCTTCACGGGTGAAAACCATAGCTCTTTGCAGTGTGGCATACTTGTCAGCTTGTCTAAGAGCTTTCACAAGTAGCCTTGTATCTGCCCGATACCACTCATGGAAAACCACGCAGCGAAACGTACAACTGAAAGAGATACTTGGAGTTTGGAGCAGTAGTGCATCACTTAGACAAAGTCTACGATATGATACAACAAAGGTTCACATGCATATACCTTTGTTATATAAGTAAGTCCATAGGCTGTCTAAGAGCTTGGAACGTACACGACCCAAGCTTGTTACCTCAGATAAGCTGTCGGGCAAGCTCAAACCTCACATCCACGCGGCCAATCACTAGACCAATAAACTTCTTTGAAACTTTGTTTCCATTCATTCTTCATACACAATACAAGAGAGGGGATGCCACATATAGTTGAGGCGCCGTGTCATCACACGTTATTCGGTCCCCTCATCCGCTCCGCTGGCCGATTCCAGCATCGCATCTCCAGATTTTCCATAGATTCCCTTCtccaaaagaaaaaagacaCATACGCCAGGCTCAAGTGAAAAGCAATAATAATACACAGAGCGCACACAGCCCATCAGGAACCTTTCCCTCCCGAAGTTGTGCTGCTCAAAGGCCGTTGTCGTTCATTGTTACAGTTGGTCGTATCGTTATGCGTTCAAGCGAGCTGTCGTTGACGTTCTCGCCGTATCGTCTCGAGGACTCCCATTACGCCATTGTTGCGCAATCGTTCGAGGACGAGTTTCATGCCATCGCGGCTTTTACCCATTTGATCCTGCGTTTTGGTAGAGGCGATGCTTTCGATGCTGCGTTGAATGCCCTTCGTGCCCCAGCCACCAATGATGCCATTCTTGAACCAACCGTCCTCTTGGGCTTGTCCCAGCTTGCCCCTAATTTTATCCCCCAGTCTTGACCTGAACTGAACCATAGTCGTCACAGCAGTCTCGTTAGGATTCTGGTTAACACCTTCGGTAGGCACGTTGAActcctgcttctcaatgACAGAAAGTACACCCGTGAAATTGAGGTTTCGACTCTCCGTCTTCATCCAACCctccttgatatcaacaacacTCGTCTCCAGGATGTATGAAGCCTTGTCTCCAGAGCCACCACCAGTGACACTGGCAGGAAGTAGCTTGTATACAGCACCAGGCATTCGACTTTTCTTCAAATGGATGCGAGTTGTGTGAAGTCGACGGGTTTTTGGGTCGACATAGCTCTCAATGGTGTCGGTGCTGAGAACATGGGCGGCGAAGGGGTTTAGCTGAGGCGAGGAGTATCGGAGGAAGTAGGCGAGAGTGACAGTCGGGAATGGGTGGTTATAGTTGTGGTTTGTCGTATGAGTGAGAACCATTGTCGCGGATTCGAGCAAATCCTGCTCGTCAAGAAAAAAGGATCGAAGAGAAGCGAAGTAGAACAAGAGGTCCAATTGATCGAGTGGCAATTGGCTTGACCTATCAATTGTGCAAAGAAGCTCTAAAACAAATCGTAGAGCTGTTTGAATCCCCAATTCCTATCCCAATGAGCCGTAAGCTCGATGATGCTCTTGGATCAAGTTGATCACTAAGAGGTTGGTGGTTGCGGAAAATTGAGCCGGCGCCTCGGCTTAAGCACTGGCACTTTCTTATCTCCGGGGGGCGCGGAGCCGGATATGGGAAATCGACAAGAGAAGCAGTAAGACGGACTCAAGAGCGGAGCTCGCAGCTATGTCGGGCCGCGAGAGAATTTACACAAGGGGAAGAATAATACAATAGAAGAGCTGATGATGGAGTGATCAAGTTTAGATCTAGAGACCCTCGCGACCTCGACAAGcaaagcagagcagagcagCACGAGACtttggcagcagcagtcGGTACTCGTACTCGACTGGTCTGGGCTTCTTTCTCCGctgtggaagaagaaaagaggaggaaCTTAGAAGAAAGTGGAGGCAAAAGCACGAGCAATCGGCTGATTGAGGTCGTTTTAGCCAATtaagagcttcttgatcacGAAACTCACAAGTTTCCGATTGGGCCGTGATGAGGGGTCGGTTGATCTGGGGAGAGAATGTGGCGATTAACACGTGATGCTGTATCACAGCGTCATCAGACTGCAACACCAAAGCTTGGTGAGATGACGACAGTTTTGGGACTCACGATGCCACGATGTGGGAGTATGACGAATTAATATAACTTGGTCTGCACCATGACATAGCATACATGGGAGTTAATATCTCAATGTTAGATCTACCTTTTGCCTAGAGATCGGTTACATAGATTTAATAAATCATCATTATCCCATGAATTAATGAGTATCCTCGCTAAAGTCGCTAAAATGTCCTAAAGGTTTCCTTGCCTGTGTCTAATAAAAGGCATTTTGTGAAACTCCATTTCTATCCATATATCCCAACCGTATTCAAGGTATTCCCAACGCCACGCAAATGCATCTCACATAAATCCATTACAATCCATTGCAATAGCACATTCCCCTTACATGAGGAACTCACTTCCAGCAAAGTGCTTCAAAACAACCCAACCATCAGCGAAACTCTCCTTATCCATGCGCACAACAATAGCCGCGTGACTATGTCGATGCTTCTGAATGTGAACAGGAAACTTGCGCCAACCAGCTGCATCCAAGTTCTCAATCATCTCGAACTGATCAGGAGTCAGCGCAAGCGTAGGCTGTCCAGGAGTCGACATCCTGCGCTctttcttcagcagcttgcGATCCTCAGCATCATACGCCAGATCATCTTCTGAGTCTGACGATGCCAAGTATTGCTGGTTCTGTGAGCTGTTGAGAACCTCGTAAGCTTGttcgacttcttctcgaaTCTCCTTAATCCGCAGGGGCATGCGGTACTGCTCGATCTTCAACCCAGCCTCTCCTGACTCGTGCGCCTTGATTCGATTGGCACTTCGAACTGTTTGGACGGCAGAGTTGGCGAGGAAGACAACAACTCCGATCGGAATTATAACACCGACCGTCACCATAAACGGGATGCTCTTGACCCACTTCTTGAGAGCTTCGTAGTCTGTCAATAGCGTGTCTTGTTGGAATTTCGGTCGAAGCGCAATAGGATGGTCAGGGTCAAGAATCACACCCTCGTATCCCTTGAGGTAGTTGATGTTGACCTTTTCAAGGTCTGTATAAGGATCATGTTTGGTAATGGCGGATGTGTAGTGTACAACACTTCGATCGTTGACAATGTTTGTGTATAGTGTGCGGCGCTTAAACTTCTTGAGACCAGACATGAAGATAGAATCTGGATCGGCGAGCACTGCGAGAAGAGGTCGATTGGTGTCGCGGAATTTATCGATGGTAAAAAGTTGGCGACCGGACATTGATAGCGTTCGGGCGCCGAGGACGTTCCAGATGTTGTTGAGCCATCCTTTAAGTGGCGTTCTTACTCCGAGATGGGGGGATGCAAATGTGGTAAAGTTCTGACAGGATTGTTAGTTCATCCAATCTCTTTCGTGTTATCTCTTCCCCTATGGTGCGACTTACCATGCAttcgagatcatcaagaattCCCTTCGCATAAAGCAAACCAACCGCATACCGCGAAACTAGACCACCGAGCGAATATCCTGCAATACTCAACTTGGTGATCTTGCCTCCTTGCTCTTCAATGTTGCGTAACTTGTCCTCGATCTCTGCGCACACGCGCTCGCCACCAAGTTCAATGCCATCGTATGTGAAGTTGCCGcagttcttctcagcaggcAGGATATATAATTCGTCTTCGGAATATTCGTCGCGCAACGCCTTAGCGACATTGCGCAAATGACTTGGGTTTCCCCAAAGCTATTCTATGGTCAGCGCTACATGACGTATAAGGATTGATCGTCAGGGGATGATGCTTACGCCGTGAACTAAAACACAAAGGTGAGTAGCCTTTGCGCTTCCGCCAGTAACGTCTGCAAGAACAACAGGTTTAGACATGATGATAGATGTGCGATGAAATTGAAATggccaaaaaaaaaaagactgAGGCAGAAAAGTTGCCAGTCTTTTAAGAATAAATTAGTTGAGGTTTCTCAGGAGATGCACCCC belongs to Fusarium oxysporum Fo47 chromosome V, complete sequence and includes:
- a CDS encoding amidase signature domain-containing protein gives rise to the protein MTLTTTTTQTATLDTTPVWKDISDKKIKALDSSIPKQWRIPQDILPPDDQTDVTTWPESSGWFTKEELAITSLNAAELLEKLASGEYKSEDVTKAFCKRASAAHQLTNCLAETCFERALQTARQLDEHLAKTGTPVGPLHGLPISLKDNFNLEGLDSTVGFTAHVGDPAKSDSALATVLQNAGAVFYVKTNVPTAMMIAESVNNTFGRTVNPKNRSTTSGGSSGGESALIAFKGSPLGVGSDIGGSLRIPAACTGIFTIRPSAGRFPVRNCRSGMPGQEAVLSVNGPLARTLQDVELYSKAVIDSQPWLVDPKCLPIPWRPAQLPEKLKIAFMWHDGMVRPTPPVTRALLIAKKKLEAAGHTIIEWDPVDQKEGSELLQRMFTADGGQTIRKELERTDEPWRPEMEAYRVARDLSTSEMWKLQLERTAFQNRYLDRWNKAGIDAIVSATTPYSTGKHGSLRHVAYTGVFNVVDYSAVSFATSINVDKDVDKLDASYEPLSPLCKSVNEEYDAELVHGLPVSLQVVARRLEEEKVIAMAKLVHETVG
- a CDS encoding tyrosine protein phosphatase LTP1: MPDQINVLFVCLGNICRSPMAEGIFQSLAKQPNLKDKIGRIDSCGTAAYHSGEPPDDRTMATLEANGINDYDHLARRFHPSDFNTFDYIFAMDRSNLSDLHRLQKNAPDSKAKVMLFGEFSGTKRPEIVNDPYYGGDDGFAKAYEQCTRFSKNFLKETFGEE
- a CDS encoding kinase-like domain-containing protein translates to MSDLQGRKVFKVFNQDFIVDERYTVTKELGQGAYGIVCAAVNNQTNEGVAIKKVTNVFSKKILAKRALREIKLLQHFRGHRNITCLYDMDIPRPDNFNETYLYEELMECDLAAIIRSGQPLTDAHFQSFIYQILCGLKYIHSANVLHRDLKPGNLLVNADCELKICDFGLARGFSVDPEENAGYMTEYVATRWYRAPEIMLSFQSYTKAIDVWSVGCILAELLGGRPFFKGRDYVDQLNQILHILGTPNEETLSRIGSPRAQEYVRNLPFMPKKPFPSLFPQANPDALDLLDKMLAFDPSSRISVEQALEHPYLHIWHDASDEPDCPTTFNFDFEVVEDVGQMRGMILDEVMRFRQTVRTVPGQGGPAGLQNQQGVPVPLPQGNSQWTAEDPRPQEYQGHGNTGLEQDLQGGLDASRR
- a CDS encoding putative serine esterase-domain-containing protein; the protein is MSKPVVLADVTGGSAKATHLCVLVHGLWGNPSHLRNVAKALRDEYSEDELYILPAEKNCGNFTYDGIELGGERVCAEIEDKLRNIEEQGGKITKLSIAGYSLGGLVSRYAVGLLYAKGILDDLECMNFTTFASPHLGVRTPLKGWLNNIWNVLGARTLSMSGRQLFTIDKFRDTNRPLLAVLADPDSIFMSGLKKFKRRTLYTNIVNDRSVVHYTSAITKHDPYTDLEKVNINYLKGYEGVILDPDHPIALRPKFQQDTLLTDYEALKKWVKSIPFMVTVGVIIPIGVVVFLANSAVQTVRSANRIKAHESGEAGLKIEQYRMPLRIKEIREEVEQAYEVLNSSQNQQYLASSDSEDDLAYDAEDRKLLKKERRMSTPGQPTLALTPDQFEMIENLDAAGWRKFPVHIQKHRHSHAAIVVRMDKESFADGWVVLKHFAGNQVILIRHTPTSWHPSRVNRHILSPDQPTPHHGPIGNLSSQLPLDQLDLLFYFASLRSFFLDEQDLLESATMVLTHTTNHNYNHPFPTVTLAYFLRYSSPQLNPFAAHVLSTDTIESYVDPKTRRLHTTRIHLKKSRMPGAVYKLLPASVTGGGSGDKASYILETSVVDIKEGWMKTESRNLNFTGVLSVIEKQEFNVPTEGVNQNPNETAVTTMVQFRSRLGDKIRGKLGQAQEDGWFKNGIIGGWGTKGIQRSIESIASTKTQDQMGKSRDGMKLVLERLRNNGVMGVLETIRRERQRQLA